Within the Hevea brasiliensis isolate MT/VB/25A 57/8 chromosome 2, ASM3005281v1, whole genome shotgun sequence genome, the region CTAGCTAAGCTACAGTATATGGAAAAATTGACCAATTAGTCCTACAAATTAAAGAATGGTGGTAAATCTAGCAATATAGTTTCAGGACCAATTGCATTTTTTATCAAGAGAATTGTTCCTCTTGGCACAGCAAGCAGTAGAGAGGACAATAAGAGTGAAGAGGTTCACACAAACTAAGAATATAGCCAAAATTCTCCACTGCTTCCTTATGCTGGATAGGACCCCAGCTTTGCATGAATTGCAGTTGTAGCATAGCTGCTTCGGGTCGTTACTCCATGTCTTACAGTCACTGTCGTCCACTTCCGGCCCAGATTTTGCCGCCGTCCACTTTGTTCCATTCCTATACTGAAATCTGCATTCTGCCGGCGGCTTGCAGCAACCCGCCTgagaaccaaatgaatgaaaaaaaaatgcaaattaaTGAGATCATGAGATGGCTAAGAAATTGAAGAAGTAATTACCTCCATGGGAGAAAATTTCTTCTTCAAGAAATCATTTTGGttattatcatcagtaaaggcctTGCAAACTTTAGCTTCAATCAAACAACTCCTGAGTACATCCCAGTTCTTCCCTTTAACAAAGTGATTCTGTAACCAATGCGAGTAATCTCCAAGCCTGTGCTCCTTAAATCCTCTACCAGACAAGGCCTTACCCGCATCCTCATTGGTGACGAAGAAAGCGAAAGTCGTGAATACCAGGAGGCCAACAAACATAAAAAACAAGAGGATCAGATAAAGCCAAAACAAACAATTGTTCCTGCAGCATGAACCCACCAACCCCAGGAATGAAACTAGAAGCAGAAAGACACCCAGTATGACTAGCGAGTTCCGCAGGGATTTTTGGCAAGTGGTGGCGGAGGCATGCAAATGAATGTATACTCCGCCAGCTATGACGGCGAGGCTAACTAGGAGGAAGATGACGTTGAGAAGTGCGACTACAGTGTTGCTTACACGAACCATGGCGTCGACGATGGTGAGAGAGGATTGAGAAGAAGGGTTTTTCTTTGAAATAAGAAGAAGGGTTATTTATTATTAGGGTTTTGGTTTGCCTACACAGATTTGGATTTGAATTTGGAATGCGGAAACGGAAAAGCCGTTATGTCATGGCGCTGCTTGCGCAATAAAATGTTCCAGGTGTCTAACAGGAGAACTCCCACGTTAGATTGACCTTATCTTAAATATTCAAAGTGAGGGTGatttattgaataaattttaataattaatcgtGAATTTATCCAcatcatttaatttaaaaatataatataaaatctcattaatttttatattttatatcataaaattttcttaattttaaattattaattttttaattaaatactgATCTGGACAATTCTAGCATAGAGTTTAGTCgggttttttttttctactcttaagtaatgtgtaaattgaattatttttctctctatagatataataatttttcatgtgtaGATAAAACAATTCTATATTTTgcataaaagagaaaagaaaaatattgataaaatacTATGTAGGAGTTGTTCACATCAATTTCTAACTAGAAAATTAATAATCGAAAATCACAGAGATTTTAtcgtataaaatttaaaaatttagagattttatgttatattttaaaattaaaaaattataatttataatcatataaatttaaatacaattaaaaaattataatttataatcatATAAATTCAAGTACAGTTCTTAAATTTTATCCGTGAAATATTTGGAAACGGTAACCGACTTCCAATTAATGGCTGATTGGTCCATCGGAATAATTAAGCATCAAAACGTCGCCTTAAGGGTTTgcctaacctttttttttttttttcactctctTGTATtaagatttaataaaaaaatattgaggtttaattaaaaatatgaaattaaagtAAGTATTGAATAATCAATAAGTGATTAAATTAATACTGTAAAATTGATCAGACAAATtttacttgtaaaatttgaggttCAAATATTAAAATCGTCATTATTAAAATGATTTACTTAAATATCAAAAATCGCATACTTAAAGTCAAAAGTAAGTTTAACAATAATAGTTACCATGCTCTATCagtttttctaatttttattataatattttttatttaatttaattgaaatttaaatttaatatctacCTAAAAAAAACTTAATATCTGATCATATGTTATATAtaggcttttttttttaaataggaaattttaaaatttatgtagAACAATTTTAATATGATTATTGATTATGGATCTTATTATAATCAATAACCATCATTTTTATTTTACAGGCAAAAATTGCACTAAATAAATTCTCGAAATAGATCTATTATCAAACGAAGCACTGTGCAAAtaagagaaattattttaatatactcGAGTAGGAGCCTTAAgccaaatgaataaaaaaaaattagtttaatgTAATTAATGGTTTATGATTACATTACTGCTCGGATAAATGGGTGCTCAACTTCTCAATATATCCATGAAAATGGAGTTCAGTTAGCAGTTTACAAGTTTGTTTGTTTGTTTCTTTGTTGTTAGTGGTTTGTTTTCCTTGTTAGGCTCTGTGACGGCTCTCTTATCTGTGTATCCTTCTTCTGCTCCCCATTTTCATGCCTATGAAAGTTTTTGTCCATCCTCCTTCAACCAGCTTCTCATCTATTAACCTTTGGTTCCAAACCCATTTCAGTACTTTATAGCAAGTTCGTTACTCTCCATCTTTTTCTCCTTATAAATGAGCAACTAGGATTGAAAAATCTTTAAAACAACACAATGGCTGCAGGTATAAGCAACACCATCATTGCAATGATCAATTTCATCACCCTAATATTTGGCCTTATAGCCGTCTGCACTGGCATATACCTCTTCGCACACGGCGGCACTACCCACTGCCAGAAGCTCATCCAAACCCCTATCACGATAATGGGTTTGTTTGTGATGGTGGTTTCGTTCTTGGGGTTGATGGGTTCTTGCTACAGAGACAACTCTGTACTTATCACTTACTTGGTTGTCATCTTCTTTCTCATTGTTGGGATCATAGCCTTCACAATTTTCGTTTTCTTTGTCACTCATGAAGGTGCTGGTAACGCAGTCTCTGGGTTAGGGTTTAAGGAGTATAGGTTGCaagatttctctaaattttttcagAAACATACTTTCGATTATAAAAATTGGGATCGCTTCAAGAGTTGTTTGGTTGATGCTCATTTTTGCCAGAGTCTTATCCTCAGTGCTGATCATAATGAATCTGATTTTTATAAGATGAAATTATCTCCACTTCAGGTATTTACTTCacatcttttctttctttaaaaaTGAAAACCTGTTGCTCAGTGTTGTTGGAATCGTTTCAACACTATAAAATCTCGACCAAttgttaatataaattttaatgtaattCATTGTGTATATTTTGGTTGCAGTCCGGTTGCTGCAAGCCACCGACATCTTGCAAGCTGGAATATAAGGAACCAACAGTGTGGATGATGCCCAAATCAGGGCCTGCAGTGAATGACACAGATTGCAGCACATGGAACAATGGACAAGACTTGCTATGCTACGATTGCAATTCCTGCAAGGGTGGATTTTTAGCCAATTTAAGGGAAGAATATAGGATTTTGCTTGCCTATAACATCCTAACGATTGCCTTCCTCATTCTTGTTTATTTCATTGGTTGCTGTGCTAGGAGAAGCAACAAATATCGATATGTTAAGTATAGCCCCTACGTTAACGTTTGAGTCCAATTGCTCTGTATATTCTATCCTTCTCCTTCATCTTCCCTAGATCGTGTTGGTGTACAAAGAAAACTAGTGCAAGAATTCACAGAGAAATGGTAGCGTTGCTTGATGTAAATTAATCTCAACTAGCTAGTTATGAATTGTAGTTTGTAGCATATGCAAAATAgggaaaattttatttaaatttgatccgatatgaatttaaaatataaaattgtgagtattaattattttaaatgcaagttacattatatatattatatcttgaatttataataaactgaatataaataaaaaaattatacaaatatactagacattaattaatttaatttttaatttttcaaattttgatcaTTCTCAATTTTCCTAATGAAAACTAAACAATTATTTGTCaagttttactttttttttcatattaaatagaaaattttactctaaagtaaaaaaaaaaaatcgaatgaaactgatatatatatatacaatgatTTTATTATATGACCACTTATAATGAAACCCATCACAATCAATTattgtaataaaataattatatatatattaattttattgtataattttccAAAAGAAAGAGGATGAGTAGGGAATTTTAATAATTCCAATATGGCCAAACCATTTAGCCAGATGATTACTAATAATACATGCCTATAAATTCAATAATGAAGATGCATCATAATAactttttttatcatttattattcagtgtaatttttttttttttttaccattagATATAAGccattattaaaatttgaaattaaatgacATTTTTCATGGGTAAATTACATTTCAATACATGCTATTTGTCCCATCTTTTACAAGTAAggtaacatttttttttatttaattgtaacctcctcctttgttttttttattaaatcataATTAACAATGAAGTCCAAATAAAAATatcttataaaaatataaaaaggaAGAAATAGGGTTTCAATATCCAAGtaattttcatttaaattctaataatcatgttttcaaaaaaaaaaaaaaatctagcatATCATTGATTATTTCAAATTAGAATTAATTTGGTTCTTGAAAATTATTTAAGATGCAAACTTTAATCATTAAAAtacaatagaatatatatatatatatatataaattataatatttaataaagcaaaataaaaatttaaaatgtcatGTACATCTACAATATAGttaattaaatgaataaattaCTATTTTGTCTCTatctctctctttcatttttcatcTCTCCCCTTTGCTTCATCCAATTTTGATTCCtgcaattttaataaaaaaaaaataaaaaataaaaaaaaacaaatccAAAACACCTCAAGCAAGGCTGAGTAGAATTTGGTTTACACGGAAATAACAGATCAAATCAATCTGAATTAGGAATTTAGTTCTATTTATTAGAtaaatgaatttaatttttattttttaaaaaaaatcaatttaattatttttaattttaagtgaAAAATTTCAGTTAAACCAAACCAAAAAATTGCAAACGAATACGTTTAGTTCATTAttgattatttaataaataaataattataaagattcttttattttatttttttcaagaaaacaaattatgcaaaaacatttattttaatttaatttattttgacaacatGTAACTATACTtagatattttataatttatttataattttatagttaTCTCaagaaaattatatttaattttaatataaatttctttttatttatatgaatatataaattctAATTAGATTCAttactttatatttaattatgaataaataattattataataattatttgcatttaataaatttatatattaaataattatttaaatttatttttatttaataaataattatttagattATATAAATATGTTTATATTTAACTGGTTATATATCATAAAGAGTTAACAATATTttacatttaaattattatatgttatatagaattttaaaaattaaaaaatattaatatttaaatataaaataaatagttaATCAAACATAAAATGAGAatctatttaataaaataaaacttgagtgatttaattgttaaaaaaaaaagagagaattaacaataaatttaaataaagagatcattttttttataaaatcaaaatttaaaatttaaattaattttcataaaaaaataaaaattagaccttaaaaatttcttataattaattaaCCAAATAATAATTTGGCCTAATTGGCGGCCCTGCTTGTTGGTCAAAAACATGGACGCACGTACACCTAACCAAAGCAGCCAATCTGTGATCGCTCATCAAAGCACCGTCCTTTCTAACAACCACCAAAAACAACCAGCTTCAACCTTCAAAGTTCAAACGCCCACTTGCTTTCATCGCCGCTTGGCGGAGTTCACGACGCTCTGCCCCTCTCTTTCCTCTTCTATAGAAACCCCACTAAGACCCAGCCTTTCTCTTCACCGCCGTCTCTACAAGTCCCCTAAAACTAGAAGACCAGAGACGAGTGCAACATAAAGAAATGGCCTTGGCCACTCAACCAGCCGCCACCGCCACCACCAACCTCCTCAACAAGTCCTTCTTTTCCTCTAAACCCCAATCTTCCACTTCCATTCCTTTCCCTTCTGTAAAGCCTCGTTCTTTAGTTGTGCGCAACTCCGTCACGGTGGCGCCACCTTCTCCGACGAAGATCGCCAAGGAGTGCAAGGTCAAGTCGGTGAAGGCGAGGCAAATCATTGACAGCCGAGGGAATCCCACCGTCGAGGTTGATCTCTTCACCGATGATCTTTACCGGTCCGCCGTCCCCAGTGGCGCCTCCACTGGGATCTATGAAGCTTTAGAGCTTAGAGATGGGGACAAGAGTGTTTATGGTGGTAAAGGAGTGCTTAATGCTGTTAAAAACATCAATGACATTTTGGGCCCTAAGCTAATCGGCGTTGATGTCAGGTAATAGccaacttaacaatttttataccTTTTAGTTACTGTGTTGACTTGTTTGGTAATCAAGGTTATTAGGGAAGTGCTTTATATTGCTTTCTAATTATTGAACGCAGTGCAATGTCCATTGACTGGTTAATTGTAGAAGGTGTAGATAGAGCCCTTGTTGCCTTTTATACGCttgaaaaaattttcaaatatatgTTAAGAAAATATTGTTGAAGTTGGGGATGTTATGAAATCACAGCTAGGAATGTTTTTGTTTTACTCATGTCTGAAAATTTCAATGAAATAATATTGGGGTAGCTGAGGTACAAAGTTGGCAGTGTTGATCATCCAGGCAGCTTGAATCATGTTTCAAATCTTGTTTGCAGTGACAAAAATGTTAATTTGCGGATAGATACAGAGAGCCTGTCTTTTAAGTTCTAATGGCGATGCTTGTAATAAAGTCAACCGTTTTGCTAGTTTGGATGTAAACTAGGTCGTTTTATTAAAGCACTATACCTCTCTTACACCTGAAACTAAAGGAAGGAGAGTACTAGTACCTCTCTTATAGCAAGCCTGCCCGAGGATTAGAACCTTAGTCAACAAGGTGGGGGGCAAAACCCACTTCTCAGCTAGTCTAAGATTGGTCATTATACCTCTTTTACAGCATTGCCCGTAGTAAGCTGTGATGgtttgtttttctaatttatgcTTGTGGGTAGATTCTTTCATATAAGGTTATAACTGTTGCTTTTATGTTTCGTAAGAAACCAAGATGAAGTGGATGCTATTATGCTGGATATTGATGGAACTCCAAACAAGTCGAAACTCGGAGCTAATGCTATCCTTGGGGTATCTCTGAGCATTTGTCGAGCAGGTGCTGGAGCAAAAGCAGTGCCCTTGTACAAGCACATTCAGGAAATTTCAGGAACAAAGGAGCTTGTCATGCCAGTTCCTGCTTTTAATGTCATAAATGGAGGCAGTCATGCTGGAAATAATTTAGCTATGCAAGAATTTATGATATTGCCAGTAGGTGCAACCTCATTTGCCGAGGCCCTCCGCATGGGTAGTGAAGGTATGCAAACTAGTGCTTTTATCTCTATTCTTTATATTGGAATCACGTATACCAACTGGCCCTCAATTTGGAATTTGAGTATGTGCTTACGTTTGTGGATGTCTTCAATCCACTTTCAATCAGACCTGTGGAATCCTTTTGATCTCGAAAATGTTTTGACTCgaatagaaaaagaaaataaaaatgaaattcagCTGCTGTGAATCAAAGTTGACCAAGATATGGAGTCGAATATTGTtatcaattttaaatattattattaacctACAGTTTACCATGAAGTTGTGCTTTAGTTTGTTGGCATGTTtactttaaaataaaaattcatcaCTGGTGAGTAGTAGTCTAGTAgataactgttttatttgttgatGCCACAGTTTATCATACGCTGAAGGGAATTATCAAGGCTAAATATGGACAGGATGCTTGCAATGTTGGAGACGAAGGGGGATTTGCTCCTAATGTGCAGGATAATAGGGAGGGACTAGTTTTGCTTATGGACGCAATTGAAAAGGCTGGTTACACAGGGAAGGTATGCTGCATTTAATTTCTTTACCCCTGAAATTGAAACTTTCACTTGTACTAAATGTGGACTCAAAGCAATGATGCAGATCAAAATTGGAATGGATGTTGCTGCCTCAGAATTTCTCACAAAGGATGGAAAATATGATTTGAACTTCAAGAAACAACCAAATGATGGGGCTCATGTGCTCTCAGCTCAGAGCCTTGGTGAGCTCTACAAGGACTTTGTCAAGGAGTTCCCTATTGTGTCCATTGAAGACCCTTTTGACCAGGATGATTGGAACTCATGGGCTTCATTACAGTCTTCAGTTGATATCCAACTTGTTGGGGATGATTTGTTGGTCACAAACCCAAAGAGAATTGCTGTAGCAATTCAGAAAAAGGCTTGCAATGGTTTACTTCTCAAGGCAAGACTCAAAATCATCTGTGTCTCAATTGTTTGTCCTTGTACTAGAgttatgagattttttttttgtttgaaaaataaaaaaaaaagtacaaaTGATAACAAAAAGTTGGAAGGGTTCCACATAAATGTTTGATTTTATTTCACATTAATCTGTGGATTTTTCAGGTTAACCAGATTGGCACAGTGACCGAGTCCATTAGAGCAGCACTCGACTCAAAAGCTGCAGGTTGGGGTGTGATGGTCAGCCACCGAAGTGGTGAAACCGAGGATAACTTTATTGCCGATCTTTCTGTTGGCTTGGCTAGCGGACAGGTTTTATTAGCTGAAATACTTTGCCATCTATTGTGTGTTTCTTGAAAATATTGAATTGACTGTTCATGCTTTTTGTATAGATCAAGACTGGAGCTCCTTGCAGAAGTGAGCGATTGGCCAAGTATAATCAGGTAGACTGTAACAACTTACTGAATAAGTAGCATTCTCCATTATTCCAAAGGCATTCCAGTTTACATTGTAGGCTAAGGGGGCTGAACAAGTAGCTAGAGATAATGTTGAGACTAAGGTGTTGATATGAGAAATAATTGACTGAGGTTATAATTTTGAGAACATACTGTATAAAAGACCTTTCTGGGAGCATGAGTAACAAGGCTAATTGTTTATCTTAATTGACGGCCAGCGGACTTGAACCAATCTCCCAGAGAGTGGTGTGCTTCTCTTAAACATTTTTTAGTACTTTAATCTTGTTTGTTAATAATTTCAAATCTCTGTAAACTTTTGTTTGTTGTGTTTGTAACTTCTTATTTGGGTATTGATTTGGTTGCAGCTTCTGCGGATTGAAGAGGAACTTGGAAATGTTCATTATGCCGGTGAAGCTTTCAGATCCCCTTAGGACAGAGGGGGAGCTCAGTTTCATGGCATAGGATATTCACCTTGGAGAATTtacaaaaaattttggcagaaccaGGCAACATAGATGTGAATTAAAAACACAATTATCTAATTACTTTGGCATTAGAAACCACATTTTCTCAAAATCTTGAAAGAAGTAAGTGTGCCTCTGAATAAGGAAGTCTGAATCTGAATGGTGTTTCCAGATCTGCGCCACTACTTGTTGTAATTTTATGTACCCTTATATAATGATAATGGATTTGGCAAATGGGAACTCATTTTCAATTACATTGAATTTGCGTTGGATTAATTATATGCTGCTGAGTTCAAGGTACAGTGTTTTTGGTGTGATAACAAAATAATGGGGAAGACAAAAAATATGAAACAATTATCAAaagaaagaaaatagaaaaagaaaattcattatccttttagtatatatttttccactttctttccttttttaaatTTTAGAGTGAGACTACAATGACCCCAACAAATAAGGATGCTATCAAAATCCAATATCATTCATTTGGATAAAAGACACAAGGAAATGATAATCTGAAAAAAGGTCCAATAAGGTAAATTTTGATTGCTACATCATTCTCCGTAAAGGAAAATAGAAAATCCATTGAAAAAGTAAACCTGTACAagttaaataataaaacatattggAGACTTGATAATGTAATGAATACAATTTCATGTGCAAAATTCTGTGCTAAGTATAGAAAGTAACAGATTTGTGGCTGATAGCAAGCTATTACATTCACAAGTCTGTGAAGCTTGAACCAAACGTGAGTATATGCACAGATTCTACTGATAATAAGAGCTACACATTAACAGCTGGGCCTGTATATACTCCTTGATGCATATAAAGATTGTCTGGTGTTGATATCTCTGCAAGCCATGCATAGTCCTCTTCTTTACTATCACTTATTTCTGCTCCATTTCCTGTACCTGCAGTGTAAAATGTCCAATAAGCTACAGAACATCTAGCACGTTGCTCATATAAGAAATTTCAAAGATAAATGCATTTCAACCAACACATGCAGCATTCGTAAAGATTTGCAGGCAGAGAACAAAAAGTAATGGTAAATACAAAGAGAAGAATACTTACAGAAGGGGGAATAAGGGTAATCATGGTAGTAAGTACATTTCCTCCCTGCATCTTCACTGTAAGAGGGTGTGAGAATGTCGAGCACAGCACAAGGGGTGACTGCAGTGAAGCAATGAAGATTCCCCCCACTTTTTGGGTACAAGACTGATGTCCCGCATGGAGCTGTCAAAACTTTATCAACTGCCAACTTCGCCAACTTTACTGCCAAAGATAAATTATTGTCACAAGTGTGTGCCATATGTATTTCAAATTTGGTAATAGCAATTCCTGCTGCTAATTGCGCATAATTTTATCTTTTTTCTAATACCAAATCACAGTGCAAAGCCAAACAATCACCATCTCGCACAACTAATGGCAACAATTAGCAGTTATAACAATATGGTTGAGTCATACTCACAATGATGAGCCTTGTACAGGTCAGGCAAGACAAAGTCAATAAACCGTAATGTTCTTATGTTCATACAAAATGTCTGCAGGCAAGTCCATAATTTAATCGAAACAATCATCCAACTTACCAGCTTCCCTTACATACATAGCCAAACAATGAGTTGATCTAAAGTTTCTCCCATAAATGGGACTGCTTTAGGCTGCACATTACCATGCTTTAGCAACAAGGCCAACAGTGTGAGCAATCACACTAttagtggatttctttcattaaGGGAGCATTTGGTTGATGAGAGGTCAAGAAACTGCAGGGGGAATCTGAGTAATCTGTGTTGGGTTTACTCAGGAAATCTATGATTACCCACACTCTCACATTCTAAGAATCTCATTTACAGAGGAATCTCACATTTTCTGCTTGGAATATTAGACAATATGTTGGATAATTATGCCCCaaaatcttttttctttttttatttttattttttattttttctggtTCACAAATACCTGCAACAAGAATTATAAGCCACATATTTTTGTAGTCCTTTTTCTCCCTAATTTCTCTTATGACCATCTTAACGCAATTAATATACTTTCTTCTACTTTTATGCCCACCATATTAAGTAGATGTTATCCTAGGCAGCATTTAGATATCTTTGATTAGTTGACAGACAATATGCACTGAgttttgtttatagttttatcatATTTGTAAGTGCTATCTCCAATTTATCACAACTATGTATACAATATTGCtgcctttttttttattatttttcctttctttctttctttctttttcttttgctttGCTGCTTGCTAGACAATTGACAAAATGCACATAAATGTTTTTCCCCCCTTAAATTGATCATAAAGTTTTGACAAATGTATATATAGTGAAATTCATATTATTGCAAGAATC harbors:
- the LOC110640554 gene encoding tetraspanin-11-like, with translation MVRVSNTVVALLNVIFLLVSLAVIAGGVYIHLHASATTCQKSLRNSLVILGVFLLLVSFLGLVGSCCRNNCLFWLYLILLFFMFVGLLVFTTFAFFVTNEDAGKALSGRGFKEHRLGDYSHWLQNHFVKGKNWDVLRSCLIEAKVCKAFTDDNNQNDFLKKKFSPMEAGCCKPPAECRFQYRNGTKWTAAKSGPEVDDSDCKTWSNDPKQLCYNCNSCKAGVLSSIRKQWRILAIFLVCVNLFTLIVLSTACCAKRNNSLDKKCNWS
- the LOC110640570 gene encoding enolase 1, chloroplastic, whose translation is MALATQPAATATTNLLNKSFFSSKPQSSTSIPFPSVKPRSLVVRNSVTVAPPSPTKIAKECKVKSVKARQIIDSRGNPTVEVDLFTDDLYRSAVPSGASTGIYEALELRDGDKSVYGGKGVLNAVKNINDILGPKLIGVDVRNQDEVDAIMLDIDGTPNKSKLGANAILGVSLSICRAGAGAKAVPLYKHIQEISGTKELVMPVPAFNVINGGSHAGNNLAMQEFMILPVGATSFAEALRMGSEVYHTLKGIIKAKYGQDACNVGDEGGFAPNVQDNREGLVLLMDAIEKAGYTGKIKIGMDVAASEFLTKDGKYDLNFKKQPNDGAHVLSAQSLGELYKDFVKEFPIVSIEDPFDQDDWNSWASLQSSVDIQLVGDDLLVTNPKRIAVAIQKKACNGLLLKVNQIGTVTESIRAALDSKAAGWGVMVSHRSGETEDNFIADLSVGLASGQIKTGAPCRSERLAKYNQLLRIEEELGNVHYAGEAFRSP
- the LOC110640556 gene encoding tetraspanin-11-like, encoding MAAGISNTIIAMINFITLIFGLIAVCTGIYLFAHGGTTHCQKLIQTPITIMGLFVMVVSFLGLMGSCYRDNSVLITYLVVIFFLIVGIIAFTIFVFFVTHEGAGNAVSGLGFKEYRLQDFSKFFQKHTFDYKNWDRFKSCLVDAHFCQSLILSADHNESDFYKMKLSPLQSGCCKPPTSCKLEYKEPTVWMMPKSGPAVNDTDCSTWNNGQDLLCYDCNSCKGGFLANLREEYRILLAYNILTIAFLILVYFIGCCARRSNKYRYVKYSPYVNV